In Lathyrus oleraceus cultivar Zhongwan6 chromosome 2, CAAS_Psat_ZW6_1.0, whole genome shotgun sequence, the DNA window CACGCAACTTACATACTAATCTCTCGAACTGGAAAACTTCAATAGACTTAAAGCACTCCTTCAAGAAAATTTAACAATATTGCATGTCCATGGCTGAGTTTAAACACAGGATCTCTGAATAAACTAAAAGAGATCTCTTACCATAATATATGATTAAATGCTACATATACTTGTCGAAAGCATGAATTGTAAATTTTTGTTATTGTCTATAGGGTTGGGGAAAAACAATTGTGTTAGGAGTGGACAAGCCAGAATCTATGTTGAGCCTTAATTGTAATGGGGTCCTTGTTCAAGGGAAGACTCTCATGGGATCCTTATATGGAGGACTCAAACCCAAGTCAGATGTACCTATTCTTCTTAAACGCTACATGGACAAGGTACTaaccaattttttaaaattaagttTATGCTCTCTTTCTCTATTTTGATAACATATTGTAAAAATAGTAATGACAAcaattttttgaatttttctcTCCAATTATTAATAGGAACTGAAGTTGGATGAGTTTGTGACACATGAGGTGGAGTTTAAAGACATTAACAAAGCTTTTGATTTATTGGTTAAAGGAGAGTGTCTTAGATGTGTGATTTGGATGGACAAATGAATATGTTATTGTTGTATTTAGCCCTTGAATTATTTCCATATGTAAACCAAACACCCAATAAAAGTCAACAGTAAGCCAATAAGCTTGAGTTCACGAAAACACAATAACACCAAATCTGTTTGCATATCCAACTCCACACCATGCCAATTAGAGAACGGATTCCAATACAAAGTATTAACAGCATAAGACATAAAAAGGGGATCCAAGTCCTCTTCTCCAACAAAACACAACAGATAAATTCTATTATGCACTCCTACAATAACACCGCGATTAACAAATTCCATTCGACACGGCAAGCCGTTGTGAATTAATCTCCAatcaaaaattattttttttactCAAAGCCTTTTTTTTCCTTAAAGACGCAACATCACTCTTCAAATCTGGTTCCAAAACGTATCCCGCTCTGCACAACTCGAACATCCGCAAGTAGTTTGATTTAACCGAAAAAACATCATTGTGACGCCACCAAACAAATATGTCAATCAAATCAGCACCCGGAGAAACGGTTGAAAATTATGAACATTAATTGTCATGGGTATGTTCCAATATGACAATAAATGCATTGTAAATAGTCTCACATAAAAAATGGAACTAACTTTAAAAGCATTTATAAACACCTTGAAACATTAAACTCACCAAATGAGCCAAAGAGGATAAGGTGTCACATAAACATATGTGGTGGTCCTAAATATTATGCCACATGTCACATCTAAATAACCTCTAGTTGGTGTCGCCTCCAGCTCTGGAACCAGGTCCGAAGACGTGGGCAGAGGCGcttgatcagtcaccattttcactatgtttttATCACTGATtcgacaagaaaccaaggattcTAGAATACTTTGTCGCATTATGTCACATTTTAAGTCGGTTTTCATTTATGTAAGTTATTTAAGCATTTTAtcaatttttagttttatttcGCGTTTTCGGGACGTTATGCTTTGGTTGTCTGTGTTTATTCCCTCCAGGTCCAAGTAGAAGATCCAACAGACTCAATGCAAGAAAGTCGTGGGTTCTGACGTTCGAGGAAAAGATATTTCTcagtacaggaggcctgacacgaccacccgtgtcacctgacatgggccgtgtcaggaTGAAGGCAAATCAAGTACAAGAGACGGTCAAGACAAGTGtctgacacgggccgtgtcagtCCACCTGGGATGAAGCTGGAGATAAAGATCAAGGCAGGgagctgacacgggtcgtgtcacGCAAAATGTTCCAATTTTTGGGCTTTTACCCGAGCTTGAGCAGCAAGGACGTTCTGGGGATTTCCAACCAATGCCAAGTGATTTTCACTATTTTATGAGAGTTTCTACGAGAGAAGAATGACACTTTTGAGCGAGGAGAAAACAGAGCACAGAGAATTTTCAGACGATCAAGAATTACAGAGATCAagaatttcccctttattactacaaaagaaaaaatagttcacttgctattttttcgatcaagtttgacgccgttgccggggactgtcaaatatagagtttaattttagttcaattaaaattttgttgctctgcaataaaattatttttctgtcattcatataatttcattcACTAATCTGTCTAATTTGTTTATGCGAGGAGATCtctcagctgaatttctttttgacaCAGAAATCGAGAGACTCCTTCACCAGAGACTCAGACACGCTCGAGTGGCTCGACTGaattccaaagaagaagttccctctGATCACTCAGATTCAGATTCATAAAAATAAATTATGGCTGAAATTCCTCCAGTTCCACCTCCCCCACCTCCGGAAAGACTTCTGGGTGACTATGGTGGTGCAAATGCGACGAGTGGTAAattgaccattgtcaaccaaccggtgaatgtgactAATTTTCAACTGAATCCTAAcacaatcaatcaacttgaaagGCAACATTTCACCGGAAAGAtaaatgaagatgcaaacaagcacttgcagagattcctgaccatgagtactactttgaaaattgatggtcatactgatgaaacaaagaagttaagaatattcccgttcactttagctaaagaggcggaagagtggttctactctctCCCAGCTGGCagtattacatcatgggaagagatggaaatAACTTTCTTAAATGAATATTTTCCAGCATAAGTATTTCTGAGAAAAATGTATGAAATCTTAAAATTCAAATAGAAGAATGGTGAGTCCTTGGAagatgcctacaaaagattcaaaagggtcctgGTAGCTTGCCTAACTCATAATAAggatcagactgaacaaatgcagatgtttgttaATGGGCTCAAAATAAAtacaaaacagttgattgatacagcagtcAGTGGCTCAACAAATTTTTCAACGGCCATCGGTATTAAAAAGATCATTGAAGCAATAACTGTAAATGATCATCTGAAACTATATGATAGGTGTACGAGCAAACCTGAAGGAGTCATTGATCTGAAATTGGAAGCTAATAAAATTTGTTTGGAAGATACAGTCGTTGCTGAAGTAGAAAAGAAATTAAAGGttatgaatataggtactcaatAGGTAGCTCAAGTTCAACCTGCGCAGAccatcacttgtgaaatctgtaatggaccttACCACATTGTGTATTgctttgcaactcctcaacaaattgaagagataaaattcaagaagcagaataatccctactccaacacttataatccaggttggaagaatcatccaaacatctcctggaaagatcaaagagggaatgttccacaacagggtcaaggtcaatatcagactcaatatcaacaatAAGAGCAACAATAAGCTcctaagaaggcagattgggagattgccaTCAAAAAATTGGCCGCTCATAATATTCAGTTCCAAGAGGAGACTAgaaataatcagaagaacacTATTGCCTCgataaaaaatcttgaagttcagatgAGTCAGATAGCACAACAGCTAGCCTCAAATTCTCAAGCTCCAGGTACCTTGCCTAGTGGTACAGTGACAAATCCTCGTGAGCATAATAATGTTAACACTGTGGTGACCAGAAGTGGTAAGTCTACTGAGGAACTAGAAGAAAATAATACGGAAGAAGATGGGTTGTTAGAAGTcgatttagaaatcaaagaaACAAAGAAAACAGAGGAGGGGGTTGTGATAATGCATGTAAAGGAGAAAGAAAAAGTTGCCAAGTCAATCATCAAACTCCCTTATCCTCCGACACAAAAGAAGAAAGACCAACATAAAAAGAATTTTAAGAAGTTTTTAGAAATGTTTAAGAAACTTGAGATAAACATTCCATTTTCTGAAGCTCTGGAGCAGATGCCGAtatatgccaaattcatgaaagacatcatctcgAAAAAGCACTCCATAAATGTAAACCCTATCATCCTAACTGAAACCTATAGTGTTATTCTCCAAGGTATGAAAATTCCTATGAAAAATAGAAATTCAGACCACACAAAATTTTGAATAAAAAAAGTGCTATGTCAAATCTCCAGCAATGCTTAACTTCAAGACCTTCTTCCTCTTTTGACATACAAACTTTCGACCAAATTACCtaattatttttcttattttcctCGACTCCATATCAAAGAAACACTATTAGCAATGTAATGCTTTTTGTAATAATAACCTTAAGGGCCTtataaaaagaaaagaagaagatggaaatATTACTCAAAATTGAATTCAAAAGAACCACCCTTCCTCCACTCGACAAATTCTTATTATGCCAAGCTGCAAGGTTACTTCTAATCTTAGAAACAAACGACCTCCACACCTCCCTTATTCTAGGATTGATTAGGAATGCCAAGGAACACAAAGGAATGGGAACTAATTCCACAAACCAAAAATGACGTTTTTGCAAGTAAGAATTCAAATTTCAAATTATACAGGTGGATTTTGCTTTTAACCAAATTAACTTGCAATCCTGACACCAATTCAAACCCACTAAGCAACGCATTAATACTCCATAAATTCTTCCACTAAGATTCACCTGTCAACATTGTATCATCAATGAATTGAAAATCTTGATAATTACCAAGCATCACAGTGTTTCACATCAAACTGGTTAAGTCATCCGCCACCAACAAAAAAAGAAACAGGGATATATGATCCCCTTGGTGGGGGACTACCATTAACCAAATAAAAACCGAGCTATTAAAAACAAGGTCGTCCATCCAACCTAACCACTTGGATCCAAAACACATTCTTCTCATCATAAACCTAAAAAAAAACCAAAACACATAATTGTAAGCTTTTTCATAATCAACTTTCACTAACATGCAACTCCTTTATGTCTTTTCACATAATCCACCAACTCATTAATGATAAGAACACCATCCAACATTTATCTCATAAGGATAAAATTCGTCTAGCAATTGGATATCAAATTAGACAAAACCTTCTTTAATCGGGAAGCAAGTAACTTTGCCAAAATTCAATAAAGACTCCCAACCAAACAAATAGGTCTATACTCGTCAAGAGAAGTACGAATGATAGATTTAGGAATCAAACTTAAGAAGGACACAATTATAAATTTTAGTAATAAAGAATTCTCGTAAAATTCATTCACAAGCCAAAGAAGTTCTTCTTGTATAAAATTCCAATAAGCTTAAAAAAACCATATTGAATCCATCAGGACCCGCAATTCTGTCTCCATCACAAGACCAAATAACCTCCTTTAAATCATCCAAAGAGAAAGGGATCTTCAATGACACTCTATCCTCATTAGACACGTGATTGGACAAAACTATTTTGACATCTTCCACATGATCCACCCAATGATTACCAGACTCAATACCCAACAAGCTATTTCTCTGGAATCTTTTCTTCATCACTCTATGAAAAAACTTAGAATTAAAGTCCTTTTCTGCAATCCACCCGTGTCTAGCTTTTTGCTTTAGCATACTCTCCTTCGCCTACGCCGCTTGCCAAACCCGACTGGAAACCTTCAACCTCTTATGAACCAAACCATCTAATCCTGGCCCGAATCACTTGCTACCAAGAAATCCAAGGCATTCATTTCTTGTAATGTTGTCTCAATCTTAAGACCCATTATATCAAACACCTCTTTGTCCCATCTTCTTAAATGATTCTTTAGCATCTTAAGCTTTTTTGGAACTACATGAGAAGCTTTTCTAACCATTACAAAGGATTTCCACAAATTTTCCATAAAGTGCAGAAACTAAGGGGGCTGAATCCAACAATTAAAATATTTGCAGGGTTTAATCCCCCTATTGGTGACCTTTCCTTTGATCCAAATAAGACAATTATCGGAGAACCCCCTGCTACCAATAACTTGATCAACAACCTTCCACTTACCAATCATCCCCTTCGACAACAAGAACATATCCAACCGACTCATGACCTTACCTTTCAAACTAAACCATGTAAATTTACTTCCTACCACCAGAACATCAATTAACTCCATATCCTTAATAAAGATACGTAATTCAAACATATCATTCTTATACAACTGATTATTCACACCTTTTCCCCCTCCTTCTTAGCCGCATTAAAATCACCACAAATATACCACTCACCAAAATGAAATTTCTTTTAAAATATACTAACTCTTTCCAACATTTCCTACAAGAGGAATAAACATTAACTATATACAAATTAAATCCTTTTCAATTGACTTTAATGTCCATAAAATCTTCTCTTAAAAAAACTAAAGTAGAGGAGAACATACCTTTTTTCCAAGACCTTCATAATAACCACCGGTATCTTTGAAAGTCCACTCAAATCAAAACCCTATATTGACACATGTTAATATATTTGATGTTTGACATGTATTATGTTCTACAAATGTAAATATATTCGGTTTGACATGAAATGAGAATAGCTTTTTATATTTCTTGCAAAGTGGAAGTAAGGCCATAACcaaaacaaaaaaacaaattGAAATTACATAAATAATAGAGCCATAACTTTCAATAATCCCAAACCTAGAAACAAAGATCCTCTACAAAATCAAACCCTTCATCCGTGTTCCTACATCACCACACCTCACCAAACTCCCAATAGTATTCATAAAAAGCTTAACATCATCACACACTCTCCCACGCGCCAACTTCTTATACAAATAACTATCAAACGTCATGCGTTGCACATACTCATCACCACAAAGCTCCACCAAAGCTTCCCTAGACGCGTTACTACCGTAAAAAACCCTCTGCAACAAATCCAAAAACCTAAAAGTGTTAACATACTTCGCATCCCACTCCTTAAGATACTCCCTCATTAAATCACACTCGTTAATCATTTTCTCACCGCCTTCCGAAGCCCTAACGACACCGTTTCCGCACATTCGACCCGATTTTGCCGCAAAATAAATACCCTCGCCCGAGCATTTCGTAACGTAACCCGCTGCGTCTCCTACGAGCGCCACGCGTCCACGGACCCGAACGGGCCGTGGATGCTCCGGAATTGGATGGGCTTCGATTTTAATCACTTTTCCACCGTTGATCTTGGACCATGCTCTTTCCCTGATTGCGCGCTGGTACAGCTTAATATCGTGTTTCGAACGTACCGTACCAGTGCCCACTGCCACGTGGTCACATTTGGGAAAAACCCACGCGTAAAAATCTGGCGATACGTCGTTTCCTATGTACATCTCGGCGAGATTTTCGTAGTACGCCATTTTCTCGTCAGATAATTTGATTCGTTCTTGAAACGCGATCGCGCAGGCGTAGTCACCGGCGTCGATTGATTTCGCGACGCGGCTGTTGGCGCCGTCGGCTCCGATGACTACGTCGACGGCGAGGGAGTTTCTAGGGGAGTTTTTTGTGGTGTAGTTGATAGTGTAGGGTGCGGTTGGTGAGGTTGGGAGGTTGAGAGAGGTGACTAGGCCGGAGATGAGTGTGGCTCCCGCGGATTCGGCGCGGGATCGGAGGAAAGAGTCGAGAACCTCGCGACGGAGCATGGCGATGAATTCGTTTGGTTTTAGGGTTTTACCGAAGTCGACAGCGATGTTTGAAGGTGAGAAGATCCGCATTTGTGTGACGCGGCGGTCGATGAGGTGGTGAGGTATGTCGAATTCTTCTAGCATGCAGAGAGGGATTGCTCCACCGCATGGCTTCGGTGTTGATGGAGGATTACGCTCGAATAGGAAGGTTTCCACACCGCCGCTTGCTAGTGCTTCTGCGGCGGAGGATCCGGCAGGTCCTCCTCCGATCACTGCTGCTCGGAGCTTACGGCCAGCGATTGATGGACGAGTCGAATTCGATGCTGAAATGGTATGCAAGCGGAAGCGTCGTTTAGGTTTTGAGGTTGGAATAGAGAATGAAGGTAAAAAAGCTTGAATTTTCGCTGCCATGGAAAAAATAGTTAAGATCTAGTTTGgggatttagggttttgggatCAATAACTGTGATTTAGGGTTTTTAGAAAGCAATATAATATATTTCTACATTTCCTTTACTAAAAGTATGCATCTTTTTTCAAAATCTTTATGCATTGTTTAAATCAATTTGAGAAGACAAAAACAAATCATGTCAGCACCAAAACCCATTTTTATAACAATAAACACAGATCTTGACATCTTGTGCTGTAATATACTACAATATATTAATGGTTTCCACTACAAACCTGTCAGTGCCACTTTTATCTCTTTATTGCTTTATTATGCAACACCAAATTGTTCTGAAACTTGGTGCATGTTTCGATTGACAGTGAGATTCACATTATCAACTATGAACCACTGTGATGCCGAACTTACTGTTTATGAGATTCAATTTTATGCCACTGGAGTAGCAGTTTAATGCTAGGTTTTGGTGTTGACCAAATTGTGGATGTTTAAAGGTCGACAAAGATCTGGTATAGGTTGGTTAGACCAAGCTGCTTCAGCTAGGATAGAGTTCACAGCTTGTGTAGGATTGAACAAGTCCCACCAAACATGTGATGAAGCTTGATTACAGGCCATTTCTGTAGAGATACACCCTATCATTGCACCATTCAAACCAAGTCCACAACACGCACTCTTTGTGTCTTCAAAACCTGTGTATTCAAAAAACACTTCATAAAATTTCTCACATGAATGTTTATTAGTTTCATACAATATATATTTGCATATTAGTTTTAAAAATCATACCATAAAACCTTGGTTTGTTTATAATCTCTAATATTCCACTGTATACATCACAGAAAACTATATGAGCATCAGAAAACTCTGCATTAAGCTGGACTATGTGTTCATCTAGCATTCTGTTGTATTCCAAGATCCAATCATTGACATTATCTACACAACCATTTCCATTAATATCATCGCCATTCGATGTCTGATTCGACTCCCATGCTATACGTGGTGCACATCCCAAAGGTAAAACTCCTAAGCATATGATTTTCCTTGCATTTGCTTCATACAGATACCGCATTGCATTTGTCATCTGATTGACCAAAATGGTAGCAAAATATTGCGCGTCATGGTTTAACATTGGGCTGGAAGAGTTGTGCAGGAATAGATCAATGTAATCTTCTTTGCCAAAGGAGAGGAAAAAGATGGATGATTTTGTAAATTCAGTAGCAGAGTTTTCGCTCAGCTGCAGTTGCAGCAGCTGCATGCTCTCAGAGACTTGACGTAGTTGTTGATTGAGAGACTGGTGGCTGAAGCTTCCCTCGTTCATGATTGTAGCTTGTGTTGATCCAAAGTTGAGACCACCGAGAACCTCAGTCAGAGATCCGTTTTGAGTATAAAATGGTCGGATTGATGTCAATCCAATCTTCTCAGCTACAACGACAATTTCATTACAACAATTAATGTCATTATCTGTGTAAGCCTGGTTTAACTTTGTTTATACtcataataaaaaattaatacaCTGAATTTTCTTTGCAGATATTGCAAGTAATATGTACATAGATAAACAAGAGCAAGCTTATTCATCATGATTCATGACTAAATTGCCGCCGCATCAATCATACTTAATTGCCATATTCGGCAGTTCAGGATTGCGATTTGGAATTTTGATACTAAGTAAATATTTTTTCTCTCCCAAATTCACAAATGTGTAaatcaaaaagagaaaagagGAAGAAGAGTACCGATAAGTTGAGGAAGAAGAGTGGCATCCGAGCCATTACACGGATGAAGAGATAGACGGCCGTGAAGCAGAGGGTAGAACAGAGTATTGTCCCCACAATCAACAGAGGAATCCCCTAATACAAAC includes these proteins:
- the LOC127117929 gene encoding geranylgeranyl diphosphate reductase, chloroplastic encodes the protein MAAKIQAFLPSFSIPTSKPKRRFRLHTISASNSTRPSIAGRKLRAAVIGGGPAGSSAAEALASGGVETFLFERNPPSTPKPCGGAIPLCMLEEFDIPHHLIDRRVTQMRIFSPSNIAVDFGKTLKPNEFIAMLRREVLDSFLRSRAESAGATLISGLVTSLNLPTSPTAPYTINYTTKNSPRNSLAVDVVIGADGANSRVAKSIDAGDYACAIAFQERIKLSDEKMAYYENLAEMYIGNDVSPDFYAWVFPKCDHVAVGTGTVRSKHDIKLYQRAIRERAWSKINGGKVIKIEAHPIPEHPRPVRVRGRVALVGDAAGYVTKCSGEGIYFAAKSGRMCGNGVVRASEGGEKMINECDLMREYLKEWDAKYVNTFRFLDLLQRVFYGSNASREALVELCGDEYVQRMTFDSYLYKKLARGRVCDDVKLFMNTIGSLVRCGDVGTRMKGLIL
- the LOC127117930 gene encoding GDSL esterase/lipase At1g71250, producing the protein MRRRGSLVFSLPGVVMLMCKFISIVHGQQYTEKTVSKVTGNGRNGSLVSALFVLGDSSVDCGDNTLFYPLLHGRLSLHPCNGSDATLLPQLIAEKIGLTSIRPFYTQNGSLTEVLGGLNFGSTQATIMNEGSFSHQSLNQQLRQVSESMQLLQLQLSENSATEFTKSSIFFLSFGKEDYIDLFLHNSSSPMLNHDAQYFATILVNQMTNAMRYLYEANARKIICLGVLPLGCAPRIAWESNQTSNGDDINGNGCVDNVNDWILEYNRMLDEHIVQLNAEFSDAHIVFCDVYSGILEIINKPRFYGFEDTKSACCGLGLNGAMIGCISTEMACNQASSHVWWDLFNPTQAVNSILAEAAWSNQPIPDLCRPLNIHNLVNTKT